The sequence ACAAAtgaccatttaaaacaaaaaatatattttgatagACATTTCCTTCTTCTATACATATGTTAGTTACATTTCATGCATTCACAACTTTTGGTAGCTGTTTAACTTAGTAATAACTCATAATCAAGTGTCTCTGTTGTTCTGTGGACCAAGTTTGGAGCTCAGCTTCCATATGCTCAAAAGTCTAAACAATAAGCAATCAGTTTTTAACACCTCTGTGCTACATGGCCTACCACCAAAAGTAGCAAAAAAAGTGGCACATTAGCCAATGTGATCAAATttactatttgtttttaaaaacttttaaaagtgaATAAATGCAACAGTACAGGTCATTCCTTCTAAAAGTATCTTTTCTGCAAAAGGCACCATTTGCCCATGTTTACGAAGGTATTTTCATTAGACATCAAGTTTTATCCTAAATACACCCAtgtgaatcaggagtaactcaatAGCCTATGACAGAGAGCCAAATTTGACTCAATATGCATTGAGTAACACATGAAAGGGACGATTTTTGCAGACTTTTAACAAGTGTCTGGAGTAGATACCAAGTCCCTGATTATTTCCAAGAACACATTGAGACTAATGTAGTGAAACTTTCTACAAAGTAGGAATTCCTATGGTCAGGGCACCAGTAAAAGTTATGTGTAAATGGTACACAATAGCCTGCTGGTCACTCCAGTGAGGGACATCATTTTGGAAACATTTTAACATCGCTACCCAGAACTATGCCTACAAAAAATAAAAGTGCCTAAATTTCTAGCTGTGCACCCCCAGAGGTGTACCCCAAGAATGAAAAATTTAAACAAACCATAATAGCATTTCTCAGCGATAAATTCACATTTTATATCCAATGCTCCGTTGAAATCATAATCCTTGGTCTGCACATTAAGAAATGTAACTTTACCTGATACTAGAAAACCATTTTGACTGCTCCTTATAAATCCAACATTGCAAATTTACAACAAGAAGCAAAGAGGAAAGAGTGCACAAACTGCTAGAAAAAGCAAGAACACTGAACACACTGTGTTTCAATTTATAGGAATCAGTGGTCTCTCCTCCCTCTTTTTCCAGATATTGGTTTGACTATCTTTCTTAGCCATAGGGGGTCTACCTCTTTTTTTAGCTGGTGGAGTACTGGACTCATGaccttttgttgtgtttttttttcgtGGTGGTTCTTCAGTGTGCTGTTCTACGACCGGCCCACTTCCTCTGTCCAATAGGTGTCTCACAGACTGATCATCAGGGCTGCAAACAGTGGTCCCACTTTCGCTGCTACTCAGATCCAAATCTTCCAAATAAAGGATCTTAGAATGATGCATGCTTTTAATGaaagttttctctctctccagtttTCGACTGGGATGATGCTCATTCATGTCCACGCCAGAGTCCAGGCTGGTGTCATTACTTTCTGTTTTCCTGCCCTTTTTCAGATCTATGAAAGAGTGCCTCACTTGAGCGACTGGCTTTCCATCTAGTGACACGAACCATGctctggggtgtggggatggTTTTCCTTTAGAAAGCTCCAAtaatgtttgctctgaaataCCTTGAAGTTCAGAGGAAAATGGTGTCATAACTGCTTCGTTCAGTGTCCCAGGGACAGAGACAGACTCCAGTAAATTATTAGTATACCGACCCCAGTTTGAAGTTTGTGAGGATAAGCCCTGTTGACCATCTAATGTGGCTTTCTCATCTCTGCCGGTGGGGGGCTGGAGAGGAGAGTGCATTGGCATTTTGGGCAACGTCTGTGTATAGCTGTCTCGATTCATGGGCTCCATCATTGGGCCATAGACTACCTGCCCTTTTCTAGGCAAAGTAGCTGACTTAGCAGCATGTAATTGCTCCGGAGAGTGGAACAGGTCAGAGGTTTGAAGGATGGCAATAGGCTGACTATAAATATGCATTAGTTGTTCTGGGATATGGGAAAGCCCATACATCTCTTCATTCACTGCAAGATATCGGTTTTGGTCTTGAATGTCCCTGGGAgattgggaaacactgctgtTAAAGTGCTGTAATTGTCTAACTCCAGCATTAGGCTCCAAGGGCTGGATTGAATTCCTCGCGTGACCACTCTGATTGGATTGATATGAAACATTTTCTGTGTAGATTTGAAAATTGTCCCAGGCTTTTTTGTCCTCTGTTTCCATAGAAGTCTTTCCGTGAGGGCTAAAGGAGGAAAGCTTGGGCATGTATGATTGTGATTTATCCTCTAGCTTTACTGACCCCTTCACAGCACTGATATGATTTATGTGAGTTGTTGATGTTGTCTGGTCCTTTTTTAAGACCTCCAGTTTAgttgtgttttttcccctcttatgTGATTGGCCACATTTATCCCTATGGGAAAAaaggtgaggggggggggaataattgGAGGACATATGATTAAAATACTAGTGATGAGTACGGATTGCACTTAAGACTTCACAGACTAAAAGGTACGATGTACAATTTGAAAGCCAGTAGGTACAAACTTAAACCTgttcaaaacccactgaaatcatttGTGATTACACTGCATATTAATATAGTGTAGATATTTACATTAGTAAGTTTGAAAAGGCTTTAAACACATGCACTTCCTAGATATTACTAAGAAAACAATTATTTTGTCTCAAAAGAGCCCCATTTGTTAATTTTAAACTCAATTCATATTGAGCATATCTTCTTTTTCCTTACCTGCAGTAACAGAGAAGAACAGTGAAGAATCCAATGATAATGACTATAGTACCTCCAAGTATGGCTGTAAGGAACACTGTGTGATAGGCTGTTATGTCCTTGGAAACTGCACTAATAATAGAGTCTAGATTTTtcaaacacaaaaccaaacaaattaGATGTCAAGAACTAAGAATTGCGTTTCTGATGCAAAACTGCATTTGATAAATTGCACTGTAGTTTTCTAGCCAGTGTTCTGCTCCCTTGCACTATCCTGCTATTGATCATTTTAGCCACTATGGAAATGTAGGAACCATCACCAATATCAAATCACACTTCAGGGGCTGATGTCACAACACTGACATATTGCCTTTGCATTTGCTCAGTTCCAGTCAAATGGTGTTCATGCTGTATGTCCgaatttatttcaaaatcctAGTCCCCGAACAGAGCTGTTGTCAACATCATGTCACTTTAATTCTAAAATTCTGAAATCACATTTTCTCATTCAAAAGTTGTCCATACGAATCCCCACTCAGGGATAAGAACAACTTTAAATGTGAATGCTCAGATTCGTCTATATAAGCAGTAACCACTGGGGCCAATCAATCCaatcccatcctcctcctcctcacatgGTTCTAGGAGCTAAAACAGACAGAGGGTTCCAACTGCTTTTCAGTTCATTATGTTGATACTTCTCTTCTAGAGTACGCCCAGAAGATGGCAGTAATATATATATCTAACAGGGCTTGGCTCTCTCTCGCATCAAAAATGTTTCTGACACGAGATCTGAAAATGGGGACGATGAGGGAGACCATGTCTGTTCTGAGGCACCAGCTGATCCAGAATAATAGTTTTTCCAACTTATTGGAAAGGATTCCACAAATCTTATTTCCTCTTTCAAAGTGATGCTGGgttgcagggccgtccttaggcatatgcagcatatgtggctgcgtagggcacctgaaaatttggggcaccactggggGTTTCAGTGTCCACCCTCCTGTCTCTtgctatccctgttctgacccttcctgcaagctcccaccacagctggctgctggtgAGTCTTCCTCCAGAGGGGatctagggcttggctacacttacggtttgcagcgctggtaatttgcagcgctggtcatccagctgtgtaggaacagcgctggtgtgtggccacactcacagctaccagcgctggtgtgtggccacatttgcagcattagcagcgctgttgggagtgatgcattatgggcagctatcccagcattcaagtggccgcaacgtgcttttcaaaagaggggggtggagtggggtctagtgtgacagggagcagggggagagagagagtggatttttggagccaacactgagtgtttagcttcctgccttgaaaaatcagaacatttttccgaccccttagtcttaactcttaattgcaaacagcctgcagccaacacgactccccgctgtttcattcgctccctgcctgcctctcatttgattgtttacagccaggtacagatgatcacagcaaacaggagctctgtttgttttttagataagcagcaacggcaacggagctcgttcacaacaaaacaaagagaggctgcataacaaaacaaagagagtaatttataaaagcattctgggatacatccttataccctggaggccaatcacagcgctggtgtgtggccacacttgatgaccagcgctgcagcaccagcgctgcaatccttattccccatgctgagtgaggtgtacggccagcgctgcagccagggagttgcagcgctggaagtgctctgcaggtgtggccacttactaattgcagcgctggtggaggctttccagcgctgcaaatcgccagtgtagccatacccctagtaacttaaaagtgaaaaagccttccagcctgccagactgattagcacaacattgaaactgttacaaagccattcaagtggtaatgaagccatttaacaggcatttgccaacccccaggtatatactgtcagtttctgaatttactgacaaaaacagttgtgcatgactGTCATATTTACTCAAAACATGTTAGTCTACaagaccttagtttaaaatttgcttttaaaatatttcattagcgagttggtgaagattataaaatcacatctttaaaaaatccttgcaccgatttttagatgcacaatcatctttagccttaaatgcttggatcttcagacttaatcgttttttaaataaatccttcaaaagaccacccttatctaaaatacacattttaattttaattactatagtaaaaaaaaattgcttccaAAGCcctcctgtcctttctgtccatccctttctcccttcacctcttcctctcccccaccccgttAAGGACAGCgcttaaagggacaacacccctttccttccagattggtggacaaagagtttccctttctttactttacttctgactatctgatgaactagttttaaaagaaccctccagcaaaatcagtacctagtaagatataaaatcctttggaaacatattttttaaagttggtgaaatttcataaacatgtctattgttatggagatcacacaaagtaaatcagtgttccctttttctgaaagcaatgaacattgttatgaacacactaaacctctgtgactgattaattaaaaataatgtctttgcttcagtgagttaaatatgtagtaatctggaatgattactttatgaaggcttaagagtacatttaaaatataaaatcagcttagaaatactaattaagaaaatgtaaaacagagaagagctgcatcatgtgttccataatatttaatgttgtattcagcaagacagctgactcGCCCTCACTACAAAGTTTCTGCAAATAAATCTCAACAAACTTCAGAgcatatcaaaaaacctgtgactgatattttttattcccaagtttagtgcttttaattctTCATCatctggcatgcagtggaaaacatgccccattttctttagaaagaaattgcagaagagtggtttttttcaaatgtcatttgcttcatttgggctcagggatttggctggaaggagctgagcagggaaggggagggaagagaggagggagacagtggtgagagggcagggcctgggcagagaggggtggggccacaggcagaagaggtgggctggggagctagcctccccaagtggcagcttcacccactgcccatgacagcaggtaagagcaggtcagctcccacacaccCAGAGCACGCTGCAGTGTCCTTAGGCAGGAGCCGTATTTAGAGCCAAATGCGCCAGTGCCGCGCATTCTGCGTGAGGGGGAGGGTACAggggtctctgcggggaactgtgactctTCACTGCCGTGAGGCAGGCTGGGCGGCTCGGTATCTTTTGCTGCCGCCACCGTGAGGTGAGCCCGGGCTGCTGTTGGGCATAgtggccccataaatcctaaggacggccctgctggGTTGGGTTCCCTGCAATCCCCAAGCCAGCTGTATCACTAGCAGTTAAAAGGACACAAGTATGCACATGTATGTTGTATACAAAAGCAGAGGCACCCTAAGAATTCCATCTTAACAATGACTATCATCAGATTGAAGCCACCTGCATCCCAATTTTTCCTCTATAGTTCAACATGAAAATTATACTGACAAACAGCTATTATTTGGATAATGCAATGATTTTTGTGTTCCAATAATATGCAATTACCTCTGGTTTCAGGCACTGGAGCTGCTATCCAGTATCCCAAGTGTGGAGCAACATACGTCCATACTAAATGGTCATTTGCATTCTTGACCATTCCCAGTCCACGACTTACCCAAGCACCTGAAAAAGAAGGCAGCCATTAAACATAACACAGGACATGGTTTTGTTTTATATATGGTTCTACCACTGAAAAAGGTATTACATAAAGCAAGTCATCAGCAAAGTatggaaaatcaaaaaggaaCCATTTAAAATCAAGCTCTTCTGGGACTGTCATCTTATACACTAAACCCTGGTCGACACACAAACTTGTAGGACTTAACTAAATATTTTCCTACACCTGATTTAGGTATTTTAGTGCAATTCTACGAGTGgacagttattttaaaataaaagtgactAAAGTCAATTTAGTGGTTTGTTAAATGACTTTAGCcagttttttattattaataataattattattttggaATAAAGAGTTCACACACAGACTTGCACCTAAATAATTTTAATTCATATCTTCTGCTAATTTAGTGCAAGGCCTAAGTTTATTACAGGTGGGTAATTTAAGCACAATGAATAGAACATCCAGCATTAGTTATTAGCATACAATGGACAAGCCATGGTAATCCATTAAGACTGCAACAGGATCAACAATACCTgcactgaacattttttttttctgtttaaattgtcTAAGGTGAAACAGCTAAATTAGCCCAAGGAAGACTTATTGTTAGGCCACAGATCCCACACCATCTGTCTTGCAGTGCAAACGACAGGTCTGGGGGCTTGTCAGGCTTCTGCAAGGTAGGGTACTGCACTTGCATACTGTGAAGAGATAGCAAAGAAGTGTACTTAGTAACTGTGGATACCATCTGTGAAATTCTCAAGTGGAAAAAACTGTAGTAAGaatgtagtgaggcagagtggacTCCCTCTGAGCCTGACAGGGAGGAACTGCCCCCTGGTGAGAGGagccaggccagccctgcccctcatgACAGAAGGAGAGGgatgggacaggaagtataagaggGCAGCCCTCCAGCTCAGTTGGGCTGGaaccagggaaggaggcagatgtCTCTGCCTCACAGCGGAACTCCGGAGCAGGGACCAAGTTGTGCAGcaccctgcccctggaggagacTGACTGTGGAGAGGAGCTGTGGGGACTGCCAGCCGCTGTTTACCCAGAGGAGACCGAGAACTCTCTGGCAACGGAGCCCTGCCAACAGActgtggtaggaagtagcccagggaaaccagacaTTGGTTCAGTTGTGTTGCTGGGAGACGAGTCAGCGTGTTTCAGTGATTTCCCTGCCAACCCAATGGTGGGACCACCTGCCATTGTTACGGCCCTGGACTGGGACCTGGTAGAGATGGGGAGCCTGGGTCCCCCTGCCACTAACCTCACCCCTGAGGTGGTGGCCTACTCACCCTAGGTGGAGTGCCTGTGTCGCGTTTCGGGCCTGCACCAGCCAGGAGGCTGTGAGCCCTAGACTGTGAATTGCTAGGGGGCGCAGGCTAAAGACTGCTTGTTACTGTGCCCCTGCCCAAAAGGACTGTTAATTGCTGTCTGCCCAGCCAGGAGTCTAAACTAACTGCgcgggaggaaggagggggacggGACAGAagctgatgtggggctgctgacatataactgtggctctttgacaatgtacattggtaaattctggatccttctcaggctcaggttggccactccagTTTTAGAGGTAATTTTATGAGAAGTACAGCCTAGATTCTCATGAGGATTAATCTTTGTAAAAGTCCTACCTGGAGTGAGAATAAAAATATCTATGCAAAGTAATATAAAGATTTGTAATCGCCTTTAAAATTAGAGAGTTAGCATTCTTTAATTTTTTACTTTCTACTCCATAGGAAACAGCACGTACTAAGAAAAATGTAGGggtatttatttataatttaattCCCCTTTAGTATCTTTTAAACACAGTGATGTAATTTTCAGTTATCTTATAACATGTCTGAAAAAATCAGTTTACCTATTGAGAACACAAGAATACTTTAAATATTATTGATGCAAATACTTCAGTAAGAGTCAAAAAAAGGATTAGCTCTATATGAATTAGAATAGTATCTATAGTAGCTGGGATACAATTATATGGGCTTATATTTCAGGCTTAAGCTAATTGACAGTGAGAGTCAGGACCCCCTGTCAGTATAGTATTGCAAGATGAGATGCATTATGGAGGTTTCTGCCTTTGTGCTGACTCGCTAAGATGCACCAAAGGATCACTGTTCTATTTCAATTTAGTTGTTACTGTAAATATTTGACATGGAGATATTTGTATGTCAGATTACAGCAATTCTAGTATTTCTCCTATATAACGATTTTACTTTCTCAACTGCTTGCAATaatcataaaataataataatagtaataaaacaGACTAAAGCTATGTCAGTCCCAGTGTTAACATTTCATTTCAAGTGAACGTTAAGGGTATGACTCTGGAGCACAATATATTCAAATAATTCTTAATAGTGAATGTCTGTGAAATCATCAGCCAAGACACTATCATCATGCTTAATTTTACAtcagttttaaaaatgtatcGTGTCTCAAATGGAATTGTGAAAATAAAGATCAACATGTGATCGATCCTTAAAACTACTCTGATATAACTTATTTACATACATATGGTTCACGGCTGAATTCATTAAAGCAGGGATGcccttttgaaaaaacaaaaatgcaagTTAAAACATATACAACCAGGAAAATCCTGCTAAAGTATCTATGTCCCtactttaaaaaagcaaaacaaaactgacAGGTTTTAGTGCTATATATTATTCGATACATGCACTCATATTCAAACTACTCTACATCACACTAATACTACGTATTGTAGTGTATGATATTCAA comes from Mauremys reevesii isolate NIE-2019 linkage group 11, ASM1616193v1, whole genome shotgun sequence and encodes:
- the FAM171B gene encoding protein FAM171B; this encodes MPGLCGRFPSLLLGLAAALLLRGRLLPAAATSPAELSRSRPGAPSAATAESVFMLKVQVNDIISHQYLPQAIVEVFVNYTKTNSTLTGNNGVVLIKVPYKLGLSLTIASYKEGYMLTPLPWKTGRMPIYSSVTLSLFPQSQANIWLFEDTVLITGKLSDAKSQPSVQFPKTLIKLPISHHITNVTAYLTVPQQFLKMDNFLYTTGILLNKSGFKSIELTPLAAICVNLLSAGKELKVTGPIHITLPLLPTSRVKSGDAIPAWTFDMKTGAWVSRGLGMVKNANDHLVWTYVAPHLGYWIAAPVPETRDSIISAVSKDITAYHTVFLTAILGGTIVIIIGFFTVLLCYCRDKCGQSHKRGKNTTKLEVLKKDQTTSTTHINHISAVKGSVKLEDKSQSYMPKLSSFSPHGKTSMETEDKKAWDNFQIYTENVSYQSNQSGHARNSIQPLEPNAGVRQLQHFNSSVSQSPRDIQDQNRYLAVNEEMYGLSHIPEQLMHIYSQPIAILQTSDLFHSPEQLHAAKSATLPRKGQVVYGPMMEPMNRDSYTQTLPKMPMHSPLQPPTGRDEKATLDGQQGLSSQTSNWGRYTNNLLESVSVPGTLNEAVMTPFSSELQGISEQTLLELSKGKPSPHPRAWFVSLDGKPVAQVRHSFIDLKKGRKTESNDTSLDSGVDMNEHHPSRKLEREKTFIKSMHHSKILYLEDLDLSSSESGTTVCSPDDQSVRHLLDRGSGPVVEQHTEEPPRKKNTTKGHESSTPPAKKRGRPPMAKKDSQTNIWKKREERPLIPIN